A stretch of Nitrospiraceae bacterium DNA encodes these proteins:
- a CDS encoding ATP-binding cassette domain-containing protein gives MALPQDARDSRRWWVDLLAVWQDTKQIVLTAQIAAIYAAILIPFKAGIPIVPGFVELRPANAIPIVASLLFGPAAAWGAGIGNVIGDCFGTLGPASVFGLLGNFIFGYLPYVLWGHLGWFSSGQPPLGKSWPQMMEYSVVCVIASGACAGMIAWGVEWLGLLPFAILAPAIFVNNVVMGLFLGPPLLGFLYPRVQRWRLRYADIRESSSSHSHLSKTLRAHESMGSEKGNDHFDDAIVVCRGLSFQYASGSAPALRNVSFSLASGELVVLLGRSGSGKSTICYACNGLIPHMIPGIFSGTLRVVGRRTVDDPVWKQAGRVGLVFQDFDTQLVATTVEGELLHPLEYCDPLLSSDEVRRRINHALNQMGLGDCAHRDPMRMSGGQRQRLVMASVLVQEPALLVLDEPGSDYDPAGRVQLREVLRNLRQDGITVLMTEHDDGSLLQADRVLVLDQEQIVWEGRPEALLRQPRLMRNYGLRPFALTECFEEWGVEPLPISVEEAWTQAEALNLRLSPPAAVLDDTIRLGDRPERESTVVLPLIQIDDVAFRYEEQMVLNEVSFTIRPGEFLALLGQNGSGKSTLARLLNGLLMPTHGTIVVDGMDTRTTSMNELARRVGLVFQNPDHQIFADTVWEEVAFSAKNMGCSNDEIVHRVQESLAAVGLPFEGSRNLDPFSLRKGERQRIAVASVLATRPAVLIVDEPTTGLDPDETDRMMAMIRRLNQQGHTIVMITHSMELVAAYAGRCLLIHSGRILADGTPREVFAEPGLIQKASLEIPAISRFSQRWGQTLLTVDEVKASCRPGFP, from the coding sequence ATGGCTCTTCCTCAAGATGCTCGCGATTCACGAAGATGGTGGGTTGACTTGCTGGCTGTCTGGCAGGATACCAAGCAGATTGTTCTGACGGCTCAGATTGCCGCAATTTATGCGGCGATTCTTATTCCCTTTAAAGCCGGCATTCCGATTGTTCCTGGTTTTGTGGAATTACGTCCGGCGAATGCTATTCCCATTGTCGCATCGCTGTTGTTCGGTCCCGCTGCGGCCTGGGGTGCCGGTATTGGCAATGTCATCGGAGATTGTTTCGGCACCTTGGGGCCAGCAAGTGTCTTTGGGTTATTGGGTAACTTTATTTTTGGGTATCTTCCGTACGTATTGTGGGGGCATTTGGGGTGGTTTTCTTCTGGGCAGCCGCCCTTGGGAAAATCTTGGCCCCAGATGATGGAATATAGCGTGGTGTGTGTGATTGCTTCAGGTGCTTGCGCCGGAATGATTGCATGGGGAGTGGAGTGGTTGGGGTTGTTGCCTTTCGCTATTCTCGCTCCGGCGATCTTTGTTAATAATGTGGTCATGGGCTTGTTTCTCGGTCCTCCGTTATTGGGTTTTCTCTATCCAAGGGTGCAACGGTGGCGATTACGGTATGCGGATATTCGAGAATCAAGTTCTTCCCATAGTCACCTTTCCAAAACCCTGCGGGCACATGAATCGATGGGGAGCGAGAAGGGCAATGACCATTTCGACGACGCGATTGTGGTTTGTCGTGGACTTTCTTTTCAATATGCCTCCGGTTCAGCGCCGGCTCTCCGGAATGTTTCCTTTTCTCTGGCTTCCGGGGAACTCGTCGTCCTGTTAGGCAGGAGTGGAAGTGGAAAATCTACAATATGCTATGCCTGTAATGGGCTCATTCCTCACATGATTCCAGGGATTTTCTCCGGAACATTGCGGGTGGTGGGCCGTAGAACCGTGGATGATCCCGTGTGGAAACAGGCCGGACGGGTCGGCCTGGTATTTCAAGATTTTGATACGCAACTTGTGGCGACGACTGTTGAGGGGGAACTGCTTCACCCATTGGAATATTGTGACCCCCTGCTTTCTTCGGACGAGGTCCGACGGCGGATCAATCATGCCCTTAATCAAATGGGGTTGGGCGATTGTGCCCACCGCGATCCCATGAGGATGTCCGGTGGCCAGAGGCAGCGTTTGGTGATGGCCTCTGTGCTCGTGCAGGAACCGGCGCTGTTGGTCTTAGATGAACCCGGCTCAGATTATGATCCGGCAGGGCGAGTGCAATTGCGGGAGGTTTTACGTAATCTTCGACAAGACGGGATTACTGTGCTTATGACGGAGCATGATGATGGCTCTCTTTTGCAAGCGGATCGGGTACTGGTTTTAGATCAGGAGCAAATCGTCTGGGAGGGAAGACCTGAAGCCTTATTGCGACAGCCTCGGTTGATGAGGAATTATGGTCTTCGACCCTTCGCCCTGACTGAATGTTTTGAAGAATGGGGCGTGGAACCCTTGCCTATTTCTGTCGAAGAAGCCTGGACCCAGGCTGAGGCATTGAATCTTCGTCTTTCTCCTCCGGCGGCAGTCCTGGATGACACGATTCGGTTGGGGGACCGGCCGGAGAGAGAATCAACCGTGGTTTTGCCTTTGATTCAGATTGACGATGTTGCTTTCCGGTATGAAGAGCAGATGGTCCTGAATGAGGTGTCATTTACCATCCGTCCAGGAGAATTTCTGGCTTTGCTGGGTCAGAATGGGTCAGGAAAAAGTACGCTTGCACGATTGCTCAATGGCCTGTTGATGCCGACGCACGGCACCATCGTTGTGGACGGCATGGATACCCGCACCACATCGATGAATGAATTGGCGAGGCGCGTCGGATTAGTTTTTCAGAATCCTGATCATCAAATTTTCGCGGATACCGTCTGGGAGGAAGTTGCCTTCAGCGCGAAGAATATGGGTTGCTCAAACGATGAGATTGTCCATCGGGTGCAAGAATCGCTGGCGGCTGTGGGGTTGCCCTTTGAGGGCAGCCGGAACTTAGATCCGTTTTCCCTAAGAAAAGGAGAGCGACAGCGGATTGCGGTCGCGTCCGTGTTGGCTACCAGACCGGCTGTATTGATTGTTGATGAGCCGACGACAGGCCTTGATCCTGATGAAACGGACCGGATGATGGCGATGATTCGTCGATTGAACCAACAGGGGCATACGATTGTGATGATCACCCATTCGATGGAGCTTGTTGCCGCCTATGCCGGGCGCTGTTTGTTAATCCACAGTGGGAGAATTCTTGCTGATGGGACCCCGCGGGAAGTTTTTGCTGAACCGGGCTTGATCCAAAAAGCATCATTAGAGATTCCGGCCATTTCTCGCTTTAGTCAACGATGGGGACAGACCTTGTTAACGGTTGACGAAGTGAAGGCCTCCTGCCGACCCGGTTTTCCATAA
- a CDS encoding energy-coupling factor transporter transmembrane protein EcfT — MIVSLYLSRSSWMHRLGGRTKVLTVLGVFGLALCFSDPLYLLVLFGFVMSGLALSGAWANVKKMWMLTVLLFVYSVALWPFFVEGMTPVPLLHELGVTWEGVMVGLGMGLRLLIMLWAGIWLLSTMSVEELAQASQQLGLPSRAGFVFSLAFRWVGMLLGAGAGVVQAQRSRGLDVSTGGILQRIRKYVPLVIPLIGHVLRQTNLLAMSLESKGFHPLAKRHFYSAGKLGFRDYAVISVMLILVVVGICLRWQGVGTLDVRF; from the coding sequence ATGATTGTTTCCCTGTATCTCTCCCGGAGTTCGTGGATGCACCGGTTAGGTGGACGTACCAAAGTTCTGACGGTGCTTGGAGTGTTTGGGCTGGCTCTCTGTTTTTCGGATCCGCTCTACTTGCTGGTACTATTTGGATTTGTCATGAGTGGGCTAGCCTTGTCTGGTGCGTGGGCTAATGTGAAGAAAATGTGGATGCTAACGGTTCTCCTCTTTGTCTATAGCGTGGCGCTCTGGCCTTTCTTTGTCGAAGGTATGACGCCTGTGCCCCTCCTGCATGAGCTCGGGGTGACCTGGGAAGGCGTCATGGTTGGCTTAGGTATGGGCCTTCGATTGTTGATTATGCTCTGGGCTGGAATTTGGCTACTTTCGACGATGTCGGTTGAAGAACTCGCACAGGCCTCTCAGCAATTAGGACTTCCTTCACGGGCAGGGTTTGTTTTTTCACTTGCGTTTCGGTGGGTGGGAATGTTGTTGGGAGCAGGGGCGGGAGTGGTTCAAGCCCAGCGCTCACGCGGATTAGATGTATCGACGGGGGGAATTCTGCAACGCATTCGTAAATATGTGCCTCTGGTGATTCCATTGATTGGGCATGTCCTTCGTCAAACAAATCTTCTGGCCATGTCTTTAGAATCCAAAGGGTTCCATCCCTTAGCGAAACGGCATTTTTACTCTGCCGGGAAATTGGGTTTCCGAGACTATGCGGTCATAAGTGTGATGCTGATTTTGGTGGTGGTAGGCATTTGTTTGCGATGGCAAGGCGTTGGAACGCTTGATGTGCGATTTTGA
- a CDS encoding YggU family protein translates to MEWARCLIEKSEGIEIRIYIQPRASKTEIVGLHGEALKIRVASPPVDGQANAELCRFLARYVGVPRQHVQLKSGVSSRQKRVFIEGKTLSDLTAVLMESLSSKNSEHL, encoded by the coding sequence ATGGAATGGGCCAGGTGCCTGATAGAAAAATCAGAAGGAATAGAAATTCGAATTTATATCCAGCCACGAGCGTCAAAAACGGAGATTGTTGGCCTCCATGGGGAAGCCTTGAAGATTCGCGTAGCGTCTCCGCCGGTAGATGGTCAGGCCAATGCAGAATTGTGTCGATTTTTGGCACGATATGTTGGTGTTCCCCGCCAACATGTGCAGCTGAAATCGGGAGTTAGTTCAAGACAAAAGCGAGTCTTTATAGAAGGGAAAACCTTATCCGACCTAACAGCAGTCCTGATGGAAAGCCTTTCCTCGAAAAATTCTGAACATTTATAA
- a CDS encoding VWA domain-containing protein — protein sequence MSSFTPKDELHELLVDRLDATTAHGLDEQLADPRLRVPVLELLIELKEISSKIQGEAIWALGEVYRKRCLGSAIPWLDLGITFAQASGALGLRYFKESPMILGFLEKESNRDEWLAHVLELADGSNEAAPQCAYEWFKVLPQLCGEIALSEIREWARLGMELAEWNYVLGNEFFRECPSIAKAIPLGSAKSWIGFGMKLMVQNSLGKPDYIGTLEFFRASPSLFLEIHDENVKQGVIDLGTNLADHSPEQAVVFLSKAPEVLARVSTVEWKIRILKFGLLVADRDPEATLAYFTQVSEVVVLAGKEDDSGVFDAWFGQGMEALEYSVEAGRAFFGLETRQACSAVEQAMSGVSLRQVARSLKMFARALCGEDVAIEGLPEGGGSIGASSMSTSPGSGKAQVSADGKTVYLPLVMRRSETREGNRRWYTVMVAHEVGHVEFGTYALSTEVLQRVSTRVQTRYHEEVLRPNRAIQTLGNLFQCYPQPEIIRDLWEIVEDARIDFLLRHEYPGLQEDLTSLTKEAMEFRTLSHGMTAREMVLDALLLLFAGFTQEEFTRPGLQEVIDEIWQIARTILHPAATVDESVELADRLYQELERRIGTLGKHNQELEPFSNTSGVSDTGGQPEAAEHLEEAYQPLSNWGYRGILNPDHVKGGEEGEQASKGQAGGQQDHIMGEKGGGDTPSQFERRSPQKPDPSQDPKKPAFGESPMQQWFQPTFRPSMGQQGARLREGEYLYEEWDGTVRDYRPQWCRVIEQAGREGSPDFVDETFQTYGPMVRLIRRYFEAIRPEAFRRMGRQSHGEDIDLDALVNWMVDRRQGNDSSDQVYATRQKRDRQVAVAFLVDMSGSTGRQIGTRARPVIDIEKEGLLLLSEALSAIGDQYAIYGFSGQSRHSVDIHVLKDFDQRPGGRVGLKISGVTSKQQNRDGAAIRHATQRLKQQAAKVRLLILISDGKPLDDDYADEYSLEDTKMALREARLQGVHPFCITIDQAPTDYVKRMYGEIGYVVVDEVESLPMKLPKIYQRLTAR from the coding sequence ATGTCTTCCTTTACCCCAAAAGATGAACTTCATGAGTTATTAGTCGACCGGCTTGATGCGACCACGGCGCATGGTCTCGATGAACAACTCGCGGACCCCCGTCTCCGGGTGCCTGTTCTAGAGTTACTCATTGAATTAAAAGAGATTTCATCAAAAATACAGGGTGAAGCCATATGGGCCCTGGGTGAGGTGTATCGAAAACGATGCTTGGGCAGTGCCATCCCGTGGTTAGATTTAGGGATAACATTCGCTCAGGCCTCTGGCGCACTGGGTCTTCGATATTTCAAAGAAAGCCCTATGATTCTGGGTTTTCTGGAAAAGGAGTCGAACCGGGACGAATGGTTGGCCCATGTCTTGGAGTTGGCCGATGGGTCAAATGAGGCCGCTCCACAATGTGCGTATGAATGGTTCAAGGTTCTTCCCCAATTGTGCGGGGAGATTGCCCTTTCTGAGATTCGTGAATGGGCCCGACTAGGGATGGAGCTGGCCGAATGGAATTATGTGTTAGGAAATGAATTTTTCCGGGAGTGTCCCTCCATTGCTAAAGCTATTCCGTTGGGATCGGCAAAGTCCTGGATTGGGTTTGGCATGAAACTCATGGTTCAAAACAGTCTTGGAAAGCCTGATTACATTGGAACCTTGGAGTTTTTTCGAGCCAGTCCAAGTTTATTTCTTGAGATCCATGATGAAAATGTCAAGCAGGGAGTCATTGATCTAGGTACGAACCTCGCAGATCATTCTCCCGAACAGGCGGTAGTTTTTTTGTCGAAGGCTCCGGAAGTTTTGGCTAGGGTCTCGACGGTCGAGTGGAAAATTCGAATCTTGAAATTCGGCCTTCTTGTGGCGGATCGGGATCCCGAGGCTACTCTCGCGTATTTTACTCAGGTTTCCGAGGTGGTCGTTTTGGCCGGCAAGGAAGATGACTCCGGAGTGTTTGACGCGTGGTTTGGCCAGGGGATGGAGGCCCTTGAGTATAGTGTTGAGGCTGGACGAGCCTTTTTTGGTCTGGAAACGCGGCAGGCCTGTTCAGCTGTAGAGCAGGCAATGAGTGGAGTGTCGCTTCGTCAGGTCGCCAGATCGTTGAAAATGTTTGCCAGGGCATTGTGTGGAGAGGATGTGGCCATAGAAGGGCTCCCGGAGGGAGGAGGTTCGATCGGTGCCAGTTCCATGTCAACGAGTCCTGGCTCCGGGAAAGCTCAGGTGAGTGCGGACGGCAAAACGGTATATCTTCCTCTGGTCATGAGGCGATCAGAGACCCGTGAAGGAAACCGACGATGGTATACGGTCATGGTCGCCCATGAAGTTGGGCACGTGGAATTTGGAACATATGCCCTCTCAACCGAAGTGTTGCAACGTGTGTCTACCCGGGTGCAGACCCGATACCACGAAGAAGTTCTTCGCCCCAATAGAGCCATTCAGACATTAGGAAATCTCTTTCAGTGCTACCCACAACCCGAGATTATCCGGGATTTGTGGGAAATTGTGGAAGATGCTCGAATTGACTTTTTGCTCCGTCATGAATACCCGGGATTACAAGAGGATTTGACGTCTTTGACAAAGGAGGCTATGGAGTTTCGCACCCTTTCTCATGGGATGACGGCTCGTGAGATGGTGCTGGACGCATTGTTGTTGCTGTTTGCAGGGTTCACCCAGGAGGAATTCACGCGTCCGGGACTTCAAGAGGTGATTGATGAAATCTGGCAGATCGCCCGAACGATCTTACATCCCGCCGCGACCGTCGATGAATCTGTTGAACTTGCCGACCGGCTTTACCAGGAATTGGAGCGCCGGATTGGAACTCTGGGAAAACACAATCAAGAACTTGAACCCTTTTCCAATACTTCCGGGGTTTCTGACACAGGCGGCCAACCTGAGGCGGCTGAACACTTAGAAGAGGCGTATCAGCCTTTGAGTAATTGGGGATATCGGGGCATTCTCAATCCAGACCATGTCAAAGGAGGGGAGGAGGGGGAACAGGCGTCAAAAGGGCAGGCAGGTGGGCAACAGGATCACATAATGGGGGAAAAGGGAGGGGGAGACACACCCAGCCAGTTTGAGCGTCGCTCTCCTCAGAAACCCGATCCTTCGCAAGATCCTAAGAAACCAGCCTTTGGTGAATCACCTATGCAGCAGTGGTTTCAACCTACGTTTCGTCCGAGCATGGGACAACAGGGGGCTCGTCTCCGTGAGGGAGAGTATCTGTATGAAGAGTGGGATGGGACGGTCAGGGACTATCGACCCCAATGGTGTCGTGTGATTGAACAGGCAGGCCGTGAAGGGTCGCCAGACTTTGTCGATGAAACGTTTCAAACGTATGGCCCGATGGTGCGACTCATCCGCCGTTACTTTGAAGCGATTCGTCCGGAAGCCTTTCGTCGAATGGGGCGCCAATCGCATGGGGAGGACATTGATTTGGATGCCTTGGTGAATTGGATGGTTGATCGACGGCAAGGAAACGATTCTTCTGATCAAGTGTATGCCACCAGACAAAAACGTGATCGACAGGTTGCGGTGGCATTTCTGGTGGATATGAGCGGGTCGACCGGACGGCAGATCGGAACTCGAGCGCGTCCCGTCATCGACATTGAAAAGGAAGGCTTGCTCCTGCTTTCAGAAGCGTTGTCCGCGATCGGCGACCAATATGCGATATATGGCTTTTCGGGGCAATCCCGTCATTCGGTGGACATTCACGTGTTAAAAGATTTTGACCAGCGACCCGGTGGGCGTGTCGGTTTGAAAATCAGCGGAGTGACTTCCAAACAGCAAAACCGTGATGGCGCGGCGATACGACATGCGACGCAGCGATTGAAGCAGCAAGCGGCAAAAGTCCGGCTTCTCATCCTGATCAGTGATGGGAAACCATTAGATGATGACTATGCGGATGAATATTCCTTGGAAGACACGAAAATGGCTCTCCGTGAAGCCCGTCTTCAGGGTGTCCATCCGTTCTGCATTACCATTGATCAAGCTCCAACCGATTATGTGAAACGCATGTATGGGGAGATTGGGTATGTGGTCGTCGATGAAGTCGAATCACTTCCGATGAAATTGCCGAAAATTTATCAACGGCTTACGGCCAGATGA
- the mdh gene encoding malate dehydrogenase, which produces MSRIKVTVVGAGNVGGSIAQRLAEKNWYDIVLVDIVEGLPQGKALDLVEAGPICAYDSAVTGTNHYEPTKDSDIVVITSGVPRRPGMSRDELLETNTNIVSSVVRETANRSPDAILIIVSNPLDVMTHVAHRVSGFPRNRVIGMAGVLDSARFRSFIAEALQVSVENIHAMVLGGHGDSMVPLNRYTTVAGRPVTEWLSAEALEALITRTREGGIEIVNLLKTGSAYYAPAASVVEMVEAISKDQKKILPCAALCAGEYGFHDLFLGVPVKLGAGGAEEIIEYALTPEEHAALEVSAESVKELCTHVDQMMKKSLQRDG; this is translated from the coding sequence ATGAGCCGTATCAAAGTGACTGTGGTGGGGGCTGGAAATGTTGGAGGGTCCATCGCGCAACGGTTGGCAGAAAAAAATTGGTACGACATTGTGCTGGTCGATATCGTCGAGGGTTTGCCCCAGGGCAAAGCATTGGACCTGGTCGAAGCCGGCCCAATTTGTGCCTACGATTCCGCCGTCACAGGTACGAATCATTATGAGCCGACCAAAGATTCCGACATTGTGGTGATCACGTCAGGCGTGCCTCGCCGCCCAGGAATGAGCCGCGATGAATTATTGGAAACCAATACCAACATCGTGTCCTCCGTAGTCCGTGAGACGGCCAATCGTTCCCCTGATGCCATTCTCATTATTGTCTCCAACCCTCTTGATGTGATGACCCACGTGGCGCATCGGGTGAGTGGATTTCCAAGGAACCGAGTCATCGGGATGGCGGGGGTGTTGGATTCCGCCCGATTCCGGTCCTTTATTGCGGAAGCCTTGCAGGTCTCGGTCGAAAATATTCATGCGATGGTTCTGGGGGGACATGGCGATTCGATGGTGCCCTTGAATCGATATACCACGGTGGCGGGAAGGCCGGTGACCGAATGGCTGTCGGCAGAGGCCTTAGAGGCCCTGATCACGCGGACTCGCGAGGGAGGAATCGAAATTGTCAATCTACTCAAGACAGGGAGTGCCTATTATGCTCCGGCTGCCTCAGTCGTAGAAATGGTTGAAGCGATCTCTAAAGATCAAAAGAAAATCCTTCCCTGTGCGGCGTTATGCGCCGGGGAATATGGTTTTCACGACCTCTTTCTGGGTGTGCCGGTGAAACTAGGAGCAGGGGGAGCGGAAGAGATTATTGAGTATGCGCTCACCCCTGAGGAACACGCGGCTCTGGAGGTTTCAGCCGAATCCGTTAAGGAATTGTGCACCCATGTCGATCAGATGATGAAAAAGAGTCTCCAGCGTGATGGATGA
- the nuoF gene encoding NADH-quinone oxidoreductase subunit NuoF, with protein sequence MDNAFAPRVLREVKGEPGDIEAYRRQGGYEAWVQCVTKNDPQAIIAQLKEAHLRGRGGAGFPTGLKWDKVVNHRVKERYFVCNAGEHEPGTFKDRYLLRHHPHQLLEGCLIAAYTVGAKAAYIYLNHEFSEERAIFERAKEQAAEQGLLGKNFLGTGLTLDIEIFDGYGSYVAGEETAMLESMQGRPAQPKQKPPFYPTEFGLHGKPTLVNNVETLSNIPQLLRNGPEWFRQVGTSTTPGTMLFSLSGAVNRPGVYELPLGTSIRHLIEVCGQGVPNGRGVKAVFPGGPSFSMVGADQLELPMDFDSLKKAGTGLGSAGVIVVDDATCMVEQTLKFSGFFERESCGQCPPCRIGTQELAILMRKIEDGSGEERDLAKLLQICGFVKGTGFCTLVTGAAVLVQNSLRLFRHEFEEHIGLGRCPFKPVPVGAE encoded by the coding sequence GTGGATAACGCATTCGCACCTCGAGTGTTGCGGGAGGTAAAGGGTGAGCCAGGGGACATAGAGGCGTACCGCCGGCAAGGGGGGTATGAAGCCTGGGTTCAGTGTGTCACGAAAAATGACCCGCAGGCCATAATCGCACAATTGAAAGAGGCTCATTTGCGAGGACGGGGAGGTGCTGGATTTCCTACCGGACTGAAATGGGACAAGGTGGTCAATCATCGCGTCAAAGAGCGATACTTTGTCTGTAATGCCGGGGAGCACGAGCCCGGGACGTTCAAAGATCGGTATTTGCTTCGACATCATCCTCACCAACTTCTCGAAGGATGCCTGATTGCCGCGTATACCGTTGGAGCAAAAGCGGCGTATATCTATTTAAATCATGAATTTTCCGAAGAGCGAGCCATCTTTGAGCGAGCTAAGGAGCAGGCCGCAGAGCAGGGCTTATTGGGAAAGAATTTTCTTGGTACCGGTCTCACCCTGGATATTGAAATTTTTGATGGATATGGCAGTTACGTGGCGGGTGAAGAAACTGCGATGTTGGAATCGATGCAGGGTCGTCCAGCCCAGCCTAAGCAAAAGCCACCCTTTTATCCCACGGAGTTTGGACTGCATGGCAAGCCGACCTTAGTCAATAATGTTGAAACGCTGTCGAATATTCCCCAACTCTTGCGGAACGGACCAGAATGGTTTCGTCAGGTCGGCACCAGTACTACTCCGGGGACGATGTTGTTTTCCCTCAGTGGAGCCGTGAATCGGCCCGGTGTGTATGAACTGCCGTTGGGAACGTCCATCCGACATTTGATTGAGGTCTGTGGGCAGGGCGTGCCGAACGGACGTGGTGTCAAGGCCGTGTTCCCCGGTGGGCCATCCTTTTCCATGGTGGGGGCGGATCAATTGGAATTACCCATGGATTTTGATTCGCTCAAGAAAGCCGGCACTGGATTGGGGTCTGCCGGCGTTATTGTTGTCGATGATGCAACGTGCATGGTGGAGCAAACGCTCAAGTTTTCAGGATTTTTTGAACGGGAAAGTTGCGGGCAATGTCCACCTTGCCGGATTGGTACACAGGAATTAGCGATCTTAATGAGAAAAATCGAAGATGGATCAGGAGAAGAGCGGGATCTGGCCAAGCTGTTGCAAATTTGTGGATTCGTCAAAGGCACCGGATTTTGTACTCTGGTGACGGGAGCTGCGGTATTGGTACAAAATAGCCTACGCCTGTTTCGTCACGAATTCGAAGAGCATATTGGCCTGGGACGATGTCCGTTCAAGCCGGTTCCAGTTGGCGCTGAGTAA
- a CDS encoding (2Fe-2S)-binding protein, which translates to MPRVTFLHPEGKSGEVPEGLSLLEVAEKLGFPLNHDCGGNASCTTCRVDVIAGEGNLSDIDFDEQDLLDREALTEPYHRLGCQARVLGDVIVQVPEEKWGEAEIERSA; encoded by the coding sequence ATGCCTCGCGTTACATTTCTTCATCCAGAAGGCAAGTCTGGCGAAGTTCCTGAAGGCCTTTCTCTCTTGGAAGTCGCGGAGAAACTCGGGTTCCCATTGAATCATGATTGTGGGGGCAACGCCTCCTGCACCACCTGCCGGGTGGATGTGATTGCGGGTGAAGGGAATCTTTCTGATATCGATTTTGATGAGCAGGATTTGCTCGATCGGGAAGCCCTGACTGAGCCTTACCACCGGTTAGGCTGTCAGGCTCGAGTATTAGGGGATGTGATTGTGCAAGTCCCCGAAGAAAAATGGGGTGAGGCTGAAATTGAACGATCTGCGTGA
- a CDS encoding 6-carboxytetrahydropterin synthase, translating to MTRTYRFCAAHRLHTDLLPEDTNKKIFGKCNNLNGHGHNYTVLVTVAGELDRRTGLITNVDALDQLVKDKIVDRFDHQHLNFDPAFAQVTTTGENLARLIWELLVDQIPSGQLEKIGVIETRDNFFEYIGTLGVTSDSSNRNGIKEN from the coding sequence ATCACCAGAACCTATCGGTTTTGCGCCGCCCATCGTCTGCATACCGATCTATTGCCAGAGGATACCAATAAGAAGATTTTTGGTAAGTGTAATAACCTGAACGGGCATGGGCATAATTATACGGTTCTTGTGACGGTGGCCGGTGAATTGGATAGGCGGACAGGGTTGATCACCAACGTGGACGCCTTGGATCAACTCGTGAAAGACAAGATTGTTGATCGTTTTGATCATCAACATCTCAATTTTGATCCCGCTTTTGCACAAGTCACGACAACTGGTGAGAATTTAGCGCGTTTAATTTGGGAGCTACTGGTTGATCAGATTCCTTCCGGGCAATTAGAGAAAATTGGGGTGATTGAAACCAGAGATAACTTCTTTGAATATATCGGCACTCTCGGAGTGACCAGCGATTCTTCCAACAGAAACGGGATAAAGGAGAACTAA
- the folE gene encoding GTP cyclohydrolase I FolE, protein MPTKPKRPSSIKPRAVDQDNSQPVRMPNLANLEIIVKQLLENLGENPQRHGLTDTPKRVAKSMAFLTKGYQQDIDELLNGALFPIVYDEMVIVRDIDFFSLCEHHLLPFFGKCHIGYIPNKHVVGLSKIPRIVDAFSRRLQVQERLTVQIADTLHTKLKPRGVAVVMEARHLCMSMRGVERQNTVAVTSEMLGVFRKQEQTRNEFLKLIRQRGCDGD, encoded by the coding sequence ATGCCGACCAAGCCGAAGCGGCCCTCATCCATCAAGCCACGGGCGGTCGATCAAGACAACAGCCAGCCGGTTCGAATGCCCAATCTCGCGAACCTGGAGATCATTGTAAAGCAACTACTCGAAAATTTGGGCGAAAATCCCCAACGGCATGGTTTAACCGATACGCCCAAGCGGGTAGCCAAATCCATGGCCTTCCTTACCAAAGGCTATCAACAAGATATCGATGAATTATTGAATGGGGCTCTGTTCCCAATCGTATATGATGAGATGGTTATCGTGCGCGATATCGATTTTTTTAGCCTCTGTGAGCATCACCTTCTGCCGTTTTTTGGGAAATGTCATATCGGGTATATTCCCAATAAGCATGTGGTGGGCTTGAGCAAAATCCCAAGGATTGTCGATGCCTTTAGTCGTCGGCTGCAAGTCCAGGAACGGTTGACGGTCCAGATTGCAGACACCCTTCACACGAAGCTCAAGCCGCGTGGGGTGGCAGTGGTCATGGAAGCCCGCCATCTGTGTATGAGTATGCGTGGAGTAGAAAGGCAGAATACCGTGGCGGTCACCAGTGAAATGCTGGGTGTGTTTCGCAAACAAGAACAAACCCGTAACGAATTTCTTAAGCTCATTCGCCAGCGTGGATGTGACGGCGATTAG